A single Sporosarcina sp. FSL W8-0480 DNA region contains:
- a CDS encoding threonine/serine exporter family protein, which produces MGGGDLSNKETAIECCLLAGRLMMESGAETYRIEDTMERMARTQGFEEVESFVTPTGIILSPGSPHHTRLIRIKNRSTDLEKVELVNDVSRKLSAQQYTVEEAYKRLREIERANVMFPLWLQILAASIASASFLILYEGLWMDVPAAFLAGGAGYIAVTIVQELTKVKFFSEFIAALSVALVAFIAVQANMGEQVDKIIIGGVMPLVPGLLITNAVRDLMAGHFMSGVAKGAEAFLTAFAIGAGVALVLSF; this is translated from the coding sequence ATTGGAGGTGGGGACTTGTCAAATAAAGAGACAGCGATCGAATGTTGTCTGCTTGCAGGACGTCTGATGATGGAGTCGGGGGCGGAGACATACCGTATCGAGGATACAATGGAGCGGATGGCTCGGACGCAAGGTTTTGAAGAAGTTGAAAGTTTTGTCACGCCCACTGGTATCATCCTATCTCCCGGCAGTCCCCATCATACAAGGTTGATTCGTATAAAAAACCGCTCCACAGATCTCGAAAAGGTGGAACTTGTCAATGATGTCTCGAGAAAATTGTCTGCTCAACAATACACGGTGGAAGAAGCATATAAACGCTTGCGCGAAATCGAACGGGCGAACGTGATGTTTCCATTATGGTTGCAAATCCTTGCGGCAAGTATTGCGAGTGCAAGTTTCCTCATTCTCTATGAAGGGTTATGGATGGATGTCCCTGCTGCTTTCCTTGCCGGTGGGGCAGGTTACATAGCGGTGACAATCGTCCAAGAGCTTACAAAAGTGAAGTTTTTTTCCGAGTTCATTGCCGCCTTAAGTGTGGCCCTTGTCGCTTTTATCGCCGTTCAGGCGAATATGGGGGAGCAGGTCGATAAGATTATCATCGGGGGAGTGATGCCGCTCGTTCCAGGATTGTTGATCACGAATGCGGTACGTGATTTGATGGCAGGTCATTTCATGTCAGGTGTGGCGAAAGGGGCGGAGGCATTTTTAACCGCCTTTGCAATCGGGGCAGGTGTCGCACTTGTATTGTCTTTTTAG
- a CDS encoding beta-propeller domain-containing protein, protein MLKVRKPLVWLSTASIIIVLVICFAFMIKKVTVSAAGTALTDNGWNAYFSEPLVTDSITAGYIYVTDQHGKKVQAEMELSKDGQIVQVRGLKPGQYTLNLDDRAVNGTFFKSLKLDKLEFTVYDSIDSISSAKDLKVYFETIRDMQNQTREGSIRERFELSGSAEDSAKAESASASASADYSSTNIQVEGVDESDFVKTNGDYLFTISDGTSVQIIDIRDSSKMKVASVLKMEENHYASQLFLHDDLLIVLGDKYEPYSEKKIAADMIMPANSMSTVKIYSIQDRENPEFIREIGIEGYLNSARKTGDMLYLVTNMHPYLWAMDTIEGETLRPVILDSKEEKEKSYLEFKDISILPGAMEASYTVITAIDLSTPETGKLETKGFLGSSNQMYMTKDHLYLTAMKYEMEKSPRGMEMMIWNPGKASTEFFKFKLNGTKIEFYSSAELKGTILNQFSMDEYNGNFRVVMTEGNMWDEKNPSKNHLFIMNDGMQQVGSVEGLAEGERIYSARFMGDKAYMVTFRETDPLFVLDVADPTNPKVLGELKIPGFSNYLHPLDESHLIGFGYDTVAEKNPHGGEPRIITKGMKISVFDVTDFHNPKEKYTEIIGGQGTYSPIQYDHKALFQHKNLNLFGFPVSIYEETDKEFELDYKGSGALVYEITPNNGIVLKGDLVKGKTRGQLYEEWESQVQRLVYSGDRLFTIASREISSYDLNTFNEIKTLKLR, encoded by the coding sequence GTGTTGAAAGTGAGAAAACCGCTTGTTTGGCTGAGCACGGCTTCTATTATCATCGTGCTCGTAATATGTTTTGCCTTTATGATAAAAAAAGTAACTGTTTCCGCTGCGGGTACGGCACTGACCGATAATGGGTGGAATGCATATTTCTCGGAACCACTTGTAACGGATTCTATAACGGCGGGATATATTTATGTGACCGATCAGCATGGCAAGAAAGTACAGGCTGAAATGGAGCTATCAAAGGACGGGCAAATCGTCCAAGTTAGAGGTTTAAAACCGGGGCAGTACACATTGAATTTAGACGATAGGGCGGTAAACGGTACTTTTTTCAAATCACTTAAGTTAGATAAACTTGAATTCACTGTTTACGATTCCATCGATTCGATCAGCTCAGCGAAAGATTTGAAAGTGTATTTTGAGACAATCAGGGATATGCAAAATCAAACACGGGAAGGTTCCATAAGGGAAAGATTTGAGTTGAGTGGTTCTGCTGAGGATTCCGCGAAAGCAGAAAGCGCAAGCGCAAGCGCAAGCGCTGACTATTCTTCGACCAACATTCAAGTGGAAGGCGTCGATGAATCGGATTTCGTCAAAACAAACGGAGATTATTTATTTACCATCTCAGATGGGACGTCTGTGCAAATCATTGATATCCGGGATTCAAGCAAAATGAAAGTCGCTTCCGTCCTTAAAATGGAGGAAAACCACTACGCCTCGCAGTTATTCCTACATGATGATTTATTAATCGTTCTTGGGGATAAATACGAGCCGTATTCAGAGAAAAAGATCGCGGCTGATATGATCATGCCTGCAAACAGTATGAGCACGGTGAAAATATATTCGATTCAAGATCGGGAAAATCCGGAGTTCATCCGTGAAATCGGCATTGAAGGGTATTTGAACAGCGCCCGGAAAACTGGCGATATGCTTTACTTAGTGACCAATATGCATCCGTATTTATGGGCGATGGATACAATCGAAGGGGAGACATTGCGACCTGTCATCCTTGACTCCAAAGAGGAGAAAGAAAAAAGTTATTTGGAATTCAAGGATATCTCAATTTTACCTGGTGCAATGGAAGCATCGTACACAGTCATAACGGCAATCGATCTGTCCACACCGGAGACTGGGAAGCTTGAAACGAAAGGGTTCCTTGGTAGTAGCAATCAAATGTATATGACGAAGGATCATCTGTATTTGACTGCGATGAAATATGAGATGGAAAAGAGTCCCCGCGGCATGGAAATGATGATTTGGAATCCGGGAAAAGCAAGTACAGAGTTCTTCAAGTTTAAATTAAATGGAACAAAAATCGAATTCTATAGCTCAGCAGAATTGAAAGGAACCATTCTGAACCAATTCTCGATGGATGAATACAACGGCAATTTCCGCGTCGTCATGACGGAAGGGAATATGTGGGATGAAAAGAATCCTTCTAAAAATCACTTATTCATTATGAATGACGGCATGCAACAGGTAGGCTCGGTGGAAGGCCTTGCGGAAGGTGAGAGGATTTACTCAGCACGATTCATGGGTGATAAAGCATATATGGTCACGTTCAGAGAGACAGATCCATTGTTCGTTCTTGATGTAGCGGATCCCACTAATCCGAAAGTGTTGGGTGAACTGAAGATTCCAGGCTTCTCAAACTATTTGCACCCGCTGGATGAAAGTCATTTAATCGGATTTGGATATGACACCGTTGCAGAGAAAAATCCTCACGGAGGCGAGCCGCGAATCATCACAAAGGGAATGAAAATATCAGTTTTTGATGTAACCGATTTCCATAATCCGAAAGAAAAATACACGGAAATCATCGGAGGACAGGGAACTTATTCACCAATCCAATACGACCATAAAGCGCTATTTCAGCATAAGAACCTCAATCTCTTTGGATTCCCTGTCAGCATTTATGAAGAGACGGATAAAGAATTCGAATTGGACTATAAAGGGTCTGGTGCATTGGTATATGAAATCACTCCGAATAATGGAATTGTGTTAAAAGGGGATCTGGTTAAAGGGAAAACCCGAGGACAGCTGTATGAAGAATGGGAAAGCCAAGTACAACGACTTGTCTACAGTGGAGATAGACTCTTTACGATAGCATCACGTGAAATCAGTAGCTATGATTTGAATACCTTTAATGAAATTAAAACATTGAAATTAAGATGA
- a CDS encoding short-chain fatty acid transporter produces the protein MKTLTRWSNTIMERYLPDPYIFVAILTLIVFLLGMGLTDSSPLDMTVHWGNGFWGLLAFTMQMVIVLVAGHVLASSPFFKRILSSMAGLAKSPGQAILLVTVISLIACWINWGFGLVIGALFAKEIAKKVTNVDYRLLIASAYSGFIIWHGGLGGSIPLSVATENHPFANMMGVVPTSETIFSTYNLFIIAVIFLTLPLLNRFMMPKKEDTVTVDPKLLEDEIEVEEVQEKTPAARLENSVTLSMLVGALGLVYLINHFVTKGFDLNLNIVNLIFFILGIIFHGTPKRFLAAVANAVKTAGGIIIQFPFYAGIMGMMVDSGLAGVMSQWFVSISTAATFPLFTFYAAGLVNFFVPSGGGQWAVQGPIMLEAAQTLGVSYSKTAMAIAWGDAWTNMIQPFWALPALAIAGLRAKDIMGYCVFVLLLSGIVISIGLFFF, from the coding sequence ATGAAAACGCTAACAAGATGGTCGAACACGATCATGGAAAGGTATTTGCCGGATCCATACATATTCGTGGCCATTCTAACGCTGATCGTCTTTTTGCTTGGCATGGGCCTGACGGATTCAAGTCCGCTCGACATGACCGTCCACTGGGGTAATGGCTTCTGGGGACTATTAGCGTTTACCATGCAAATGGTTATCGTATTAGTTGCGGGACATGTATTGGCAAGCAGTCCGTTTTTCAAGAGAATTTTAAGTTCTATGGCAGGATTGGCGAAATCTCCGGGACAGGCGATTCTGCTTGTAACTGTAATCTCGCTCATCGCTTGTTGGATTAACTGGGGATTCGGTCTCGTCATCGGAGCATTGTTCGCTAAGGAAATCGCGAAGAAAGTAACGAATGTTGATTACAGGCTCTTAATCGCAAGCGCTTACTCCGGTTTTATCATTTGGCATGGTGGGCTTGGCGGTTCGATTCCATTGTCTGTAGCAACAGAGAACCATCCTTTCGCTAACATGATGGGTGTCGTCCCAACATCTGAAACGATTTTTTCAACGTATAATCTTTTCATTATTGCAGTCATTTTCCTTACTTTACCGTTGTTAAATCGTTTTATGATGCCAAAGAAAGAAGATACAGTTACAGTCGACCCTAAGTTATTGGAAGATGAAATCGAAGTGGAAGAGGTACAGGAAAAAACACCTGCTGCACGCCTTGAAAACAGTGTAACCCTTTCAATGCTTGTCGGTGCATTAGGCCTCGTCTACCTGATAAATCACTTTGTGACAAAAGGATTTGACTTGAATCTGAATATCGTCAACTTGATCTTCTTTATCTTAGGTATTATTTTCCACGGCACGCCGAAACGTTTTCTTGCTGCAGTTGCGAATGCAGTGAAGACGGCTGGAGGAATTATCATCCAGTTCCCGTTTTACGCTGGTATCATGGGCATGATGGTGGATTCTGGACTTGCGGGTGTCATGTCCCAATGGTTCGTCAGCATTTCAACTGCAGCAACATTCCCGCTCTTCACATTCTATGCTGCAGGACTTGTTAACTTCTTCGTACCGTCAGGCGGCGGGCAATGGGCAGTACAAGGGCCGATTATGCTTGAAGCAGCCCAAACTCTTGGCGTCAGCTACTCGAAAACAGCTATGGCGATTGCATGGGGTGACGCTTGGACGAATATGATTCAACCATTCTGGGCATTGCCTGCACTCGCTATTGCAGGATTGCGCGCGAAGGATATCATGGGGTACTGTGTGTTCGTGTTACTATTGAGCGGTATTGTTATCAGTATCGGTCTATTCTTCTTTTAA
- a CDS encoding YusW family protein produces the protein MRNALRAMMFFLFAVLVLGACGNSNKDVGKGPDKPLQKDNALVVKDDAEGGTLNAGSGYGFDKFDLEIEVDGQDVVDAEYAVAKSHSASYENKLANLKLEGTDAFNKFDELFMNIMLTKDTSKQDAIDKIMKWFGLDTYTKFDLGVDFSDGTKLDIEDRK, from the coding sequence ATGAGGAATGCTTTGAGGGCTATGATGTTCTTTTTATTCGCTGTGCTTGTTTTGGGAGCTTGCGGAAATTCGAATAAGGATGTGGGCAAGGGGCCGGACAAACCTTTGCAGAAGGATAATGCACTTGTCGTCAAGGATGATGCGGAAGGCGGAACGTTGAATGCTGGTTCAGGATATGGATTTGATAAATTCGATTTGGAGATAGAGGTGGACGGGCAGGATGTTGTGGATGCGGAGTATGCGGTTGCGAAATCACATAGTGCCTCGTATGAGAATAAGCTGGCCAACTTGAAGTTGGAAGGCACGGATGCATTCAATAAATTTGATGAGCTTTTCATGAATATCATGCTGACGAAAGATACGTCGAAGCAGGATGCGATTGATAAGATTATGAAGTGGTTCGGATTGGATACGTATACGAAGTTCGATTTGGGTGTCGATTTCAGCGATGGAACGAAGTTGGATATTGAGGATCGGAAATAA
- a CDS encoding threonine/serine exporter family protein has protein sequence MGWLVQAILSFLAAAGFGVIFNAPRKMLVYCGFVGMAGWMVYSMFNTLSGDIVKASFLGSFVVAFVAHIFAKRFRTPMIIFSVAGIIPLVPGGTAYNAMRHFVENDHLTAISFAIRAFMVSGAIAMGLVFAEVIIQLFFRSRMKKKEVQ, from the coding sequence ATGGGTTGGTTAGTGCAGGCCATCCTCAGTTTTCTTGCGGCTGCAGGGTTTGGTGTCATTTTTAACGCCCCGCGAAAGATGCTTGTATACTGTGGATTTGTAGGCATGGCAGGATGGATGGTCTATAGCATGTTCAATACATTGTCGGGTGACATTGTTAAAGCCTCATTTTTGGGTTCTTTCGTTGTGGCGTTCGTCGCCCATATATTTGCAAAACGCTTTCGGACTCCTATGATCATTTTCAGCGTAGCAGGTATCATCCCGCTTGTTCCGGGGGGCACTGCATACAATGCGATGCGCCACTTCGTCGAAAATGACCACCTGACAGCAATCTCCTTCGCAATCCGAGCATTCATGGTTTCAGGTGCAATCGCAATGGGGCTTGTTTTTGCAGAAGTGATCATTCAGCTATTTTTTAGATCCAGAATGAAGAAAAAGGAAGTCCAGTAA
- a CDS encoding ABC transporter ATP-binding protein, translated as MVRISKPFGYEPIIKKEDIKGPNRKKVERAGDWKSVLLRIWKLVDEQRGLLITVLALVLFSSGFALLGPLLIGKIIDEYIIPMQFDGLAGTIGLLIAIYAGLSLSTYFQSFWMVGIAQQTILRLRTNLFSHLQKLPVTFFDRRQHGELMSRLTNDIENVSQTLNSSFIQVFSSILTLTGTLAVMLYLSPLLTLLTMIIVPVMFIAIRWITRRTGLLFKEQQQAVGELNGMIEETISGQRIVKAFSQEERVMEEFAQKSERLRRTGFWAMTYSGFIPKVMNMLNNAAFAIVAGVGGLLALNSDGLVTIGTIVIFSEYARQFTRPLNDLSNQFNTVLSAIAGAERVFKIMDEPIEKDDAKEHKDTVLKGDVEFRNVSFGYAVDTDGYTIDDVSFHVKPGETAAFVGATGAGKTTIMQLLARFYETNKGDILIDGIPIKDLPRQTLRSQMAFVLQDPFLFEATVMENIRYGRLDATDEEVIEAAKQANAHSFISRLEDGYNTVLTADGGEISQGQKQLLSIARALVADPVLLLLDEATSSIDTVTELQIQEALERLMEGRTSFVIAHRLNTVRKANTVYVMDQGKLIESGSQDALIEQQGVYYTMLMDSKI; from the coding sequence ATGGTACGGATCAGTAAACCTTTCGGCTATGAACCGATCATAAAGAAGGAAGATATTAAAGGACCAAATAGAAAAAAGGTAGAGCGTGCGGGAGATTGGAAGTCTGTTTTACTGAGAATCTGGAAGCTTGTTGATGAACAAAGGGGCTTGCTTATAACTGTGCTTGCACTCGTGCTCTTTAGCTCAGGATTTGCACTATTGGGACCGCTTTTGATTGGTAAAATCATAGATGAGTATATTATTCCGATGCAGTTTGACGGGTTGGCAGGTACAATCGGGCTGTTGATAGCAATCTATGCAGGGTTGTCACTTTCAACGTATTTCCAAAGTTTTTGGATGGTTGGTATCGCACAACAAACGATACTGAGATTACGCACGAATTTATTCTCACATCTTCAAAAGCTGCCGGTCACTTTTTTCGATAGGCGGCAACACGGTGAATTGATGAGCCGCCTGACGAATGATATCGAAAACGTCAGCCAGACATTGAACTCGTCATTCATCCAAGTGTTCTCAAGTATTTTGACGTTGACAGGGACATTGGCTGTCATGCTTTACTTAAGCCCGCTTTTGACACTGTTAACGATGATTATCGTTCCAGTCATGTTTATCGCCATTCGGTGGATTACCCGCCGTACAGGTCTGCTCTTTAAAGAACAGCAGCAAGCGGTCGGTGAGTTGAATGGAATGATTGAAGAAACGATTTCCGGACAACGAATCGTCAAAGCATTTTCCCAAGAAGAACGGGTAATGGAGGAATTTGCGCAAAAAAGCGAACGACTTCGTCGAACAGGATTTTGGGCGATGACGTATTCGGGGTTCATTCCAAAAGTGATGAACATGCTAAATAACGCCGCGTTCGCAATCGTTGCAGGTGTAGGTGGTCTATTAGCGCTGAATAGTGATGGTCTCGTTACAATTGGTACAATTGTTATCTTTTCTGAGTACGCTCGCCAATTTACAAGACCGCTTAATGATCTTTCCAACCAGTTCAACACGGTTCTCTCGGCAATCGCTGGGGCAGAGCGTGTATTCAAAATCATGGATGAACCAATTGAGAAAGATGATGCAAAGGAACATAAGGATACAGTACTAAAAGGGGACGTCGAGTTCCGGAACGTTTCCTTCGGTTATGCGGTAGATACGGACGGCTATACGATCGATGATGTTTCTTTCCATGTAAAGCCGGGTGAAACTGCTGCGTTTGTCGGTGCAACTGGGGCAGGAAAGACAACGATCATGCAACTGCTTGCCCGATTCTACGAAACGAATAAAGGGGATATCTTAATCGACGGAATTCCGATCAAAGACTTGCCACGTCAAACGTTGCGAAGTCAAATGGCCTTCGTCTTACAAGATCCTTTCTTATTTGAAGCGACCGTCATGGAAAATATCCGTTACGGAAGGCTCGATGCAACCGACGAAGAAGTGATAGAGGCGGCGAAGCAGGCAAATGCCCATAGCTTCATTTCCAGACTTGAAGATGGCTACAACACAGTTTTGACAGCCGACGGGGGAGAAATTTCACAAGGTCAAAAACAATTACTCTCCATCGCAAGAGCACTCGTCGCCGATCCGGTATTGCTTCTATTAGATGAAGCAACAAGCAGCATCGACACCGTCACGGAACTGCAAATCCAGGAAGCACTCGAACGATTGATGGAAGGACGAACAAGCTTCGTCATCGCCCACAGACTTAACACAGTCCGAAAAGCGAATACCGTCTACGTCATGGACCAAGGGAAGCTCATCGAATCCGGCAGCCAAGACGCATTGATCGAACAACAAGGGGTTTACTATACGATGTTAATGGACTCGAAAATATAA
- a CDS encoding EAL domain-containing protein, producing MSSANTTTLNELPQIMDSLIQFLMVTRTDSEGLITYTNNNFLVASDWTPKRILGKSFWQMFPEDKEGQTRADAIWDRISCGKSWFGKVEKLSRNGEPYYVKMVAIPMMNDAGSLESATFLELDITEDVELQEKLQQIAFIDFETGLMSRHKLEAVTNEYINENRHFSFVYITIDHYYTLKDLQSNESESVLIQEFTNRLKRYFQGDPIARMGVSQFVVLTGFGDWFVQGFLEFLKEQPIYLDNHSLPLSVSGSIVRFPEDQQSYTQLIKASMAAISNHADQGSGKIASLSADSHKDLNRRFIIDKKLLTALDHQNLQVFYQPQLDIATNKVQVYEALVRWEDEDLGYVNPDELIPIAEENGLIHAIGAYVIEEAANLAMELMKNDQDISISVNTSVREFGDSSQMKEKLMGILKDTKCPPEKIQLEITEKFAFQAEQEQSIARQMKALKDTGIQFILDDFGTGYASFRYMQHLPISKVKIDKVFVNSLLTMPKTKQLVEGMILFGKTMGFYVIAEGVETKEQFDLLKEMGVDAVQGYYIGAPMKRDEIY from the coding sequence ATGAGTTCGGCAAACACTACTACTCTTAATGAGTTGCCGCAAATCATGGACAGTCTGATTCAATTCCTAATGGTGACCCGTACAGACAGTGAAGGATTGATTACATATACAAATAACAACTTCCTCGTTGCAAGCGACTGGACGCCAAAGCGTATTTTAGGTAAATCCTTCTGGCAAATGTTTCCAGAGGACAAAGAAGGCCAAACACGGGCTGACGCGATTTGGGACAGGATCTCTTGTGGAAAGTCTTGGTTTGGGAAAGTTGAGAAGCTTTCAAGAAATGGTGAGCCCTACTATGTAAAAATGGTAGCGATTCCAATGATGAATGACGCTGGGTCACTTGAATCCGCGACGTTTCTTGAGCTTGATATCACTGAGGATGTAGAGTTGCAGGAAAAGCTGCAGCAAATCGCTTTTATTGATTTTGAAACGGGATTGATGAGCCGACATAAATTAGAGGCCGTGACAAATGAATACATCAATGAAAACAGACATTTTTCATTCGTCTATATCACAATCGATCATTACTACACATTGAAAGATTTACAATCGAATGAATCAGAGTCCGTTTTGATACAGGAATTCACTAACCGGCTAAAACGGTACTTCCAAGGCGATCCGATTGCTCGCATGGGAGTAAGTCAATTTGTCGTGTTGACGGGCTTCGGAGATTGGTTCGTCCAAGGGTTCCTTGAGTTTTTAAAGGAGCAACCTATTTATCTCGACAACCATTCCTTGCCTCTTTCTGTAAGTGGCAGCATTGTTCGCTTTCCCGAAGACCAACAGTCCTATACCCAACTGATCAAGGCTTCAATGGCTGCGATAAGTAACCATGCTGATCAAGGGAGCGGCAAAATCGCTTCACTTTCCGCAGATTCCCATAAGGATTTAAACCGTCGTTTCATCATTGATAAAAAATTGCTAACCGCTTTGGATCATCAAAATTTACAAGTTTTCTATCAGCCACAATTGGACATTGCAACGAATAAAGTGCAGGTCTATGAGGCACTTGTAAGATGGGAAGACGAAGATTTAGGGTATGTGAATCCTGATGAACTTATTCCGATTGCAGAGGAAAATGGCTTGATACATGCAATTGGAGCGTATGTTATTGAGGAAGCCGCAAATCTTGCGATGGAGCTAATGAAGAATGATCAAGACATCAGTATCTCGGTAAACACTTCCGTCAGGGAGTTCGGGGATTCATCCCAAATGAAAGAGAAATTGATGGGCATTCTTAAAGATACAAAATGCCCACCTGAAAAGATCCAGTTGGAAATAACCGAGAAATTCGCATTCCAAGCAGAACAGGAACAGTCCATTGCCCGACAGATGAAAGCTTTAAAGGATACAGGCATTCAATTCATCTTGGATGACTTCGGGACTGGATACGCATCATTCAGATATATGCAGCATTTACCAATATCAAAAGTGAAAATCGATAAGGTATTCGTGAATTCTTTGTTGACCATGCCGAAGACAAAACAACTTGTCGAAGGAATGATTCTTTTCGGTAAAACGATGGGCTTCTATGTCATCGCCGAAGGGGTCGAAACGAAGGAACAATTCGATCTATTGAAGGAAATGGGCGTAGATGCTGTTCAAGGATATTATATCGGGGCACCGATGAAGAGAGATGAGATATACTAA
- a CDS encoding ABC transporter ATP-binding protein produces the protein MKTVFSYAKAYKWPMLVALLLMFLELAVELIQPLLIAKIIDDGILAEDVNIVWTWGSVMMGLAFVAFFSGVINSYFAAHAAQSFAFDLRQALFRQVQSFSMATFLRFPTSGLITRLTSDVSMAQNVLFMGLRVMLRAPLLVIGSLAMAFVVNVKLAMYLVIGAPFLFVFLFIMARKGVGYFANVQHRLDRVNRVIQENLQAVRLIKAYLRGMYEASRFMKVADALKKDTVKAMRMMELILPVLLFVMNVSLMAVLWFGSTEIRTGDAQVGELVAVVNYAMRMTGAFSMFAWILVAFSRAKASSERLEEVLLATDDLEQHDTESSSFTQYKGELRFENVSFKYPGKPEPILDNVSFRVAPGEKLAIMGATGSGKSTLLNLIPRIFETTDGKIFVGGVEVNDWPLKDLRDTIGLVPQQSILFTGSILENLSWGDSEAAPDELEEAAKKAQIHESIDLFPKKYGTRVGQKGVNLSGGQKQRLSIARALVRKPSILILDDSTSALDVKTENALWEALAEEAATMLVVTQKVQTARGADQILLLDEGKVVGYGTHADLMAQSELYRKIAESQSEEEVVINGTDQ, from the coding sequence ATGAAGACAGTTTTTTCATACGCAAAGGCTTATAAGTGGCCAATGCTCGTTGCCTTGCTCCTCATGTTTTTGGAGTTAGCGGTGGAGCTAATCCAGCCGTTATTGATCGCCAAGATCATTGACGATGGTATTTTGGCGGAAGACGTTAACATCGTTTGGACATGGGGAAGTGTCATGATGGGGTTGGCTTTTGTCGCATTCTTTTCAGGCGTGATCAATTCCTATTTTGCGGCACACGCAGCACAAAGTTTCGCTTTTGACTTGCGCCAGGCATTATTCCGCCAAGTGCAGTCATTTTCCATGGCAACGTTTTTAAGATTCCCGACATCGGGATTGATAACAAGATTAACGAGCGACGTATCGATGGCGCAAAACGTCCTCTTCATGGGCTTGCGTGTCATGTTGCGAGCTCCATTATTAGTTATTGGTAGCTTGGCAATGGCGTTTGTCGTCAATGTAAAACTTGCGATGTATCTTGTCATCGGTGCGCCATTTCTATTTGTTTTCCTTTTCATCATGGCGCGTAAAGGTGTCGGCTATTTTGCCAATGTTCAACATAGGCTCGACCGAGTCAACCGTGTCATCCAGGAGAATTTACAAGCGGTCCGTTTGATAAAAGCGTATCTACGTGGAATGTATGAAGCAAGCCGCTTCATGAAAGTTGCAGATGCATTAAAGAAAGATACCGTCAAAGCGATGCGAATGATGGAGCTTATTTTGCCGGTGCTGTTGTTTGTAATGAACGTCAGCTTGATGGCTGTCCTTTGGTTCGGATCCACTGAAATCCGTACGGGGGATGCACAAGTAGGGGAACTTGTTGCCGTCGTCAACTATGCAATGCGGATGACAGGAGCATTCTCGATGTTCGCATGGATTCTTGTTGCGTTCTCGCGGGCAAAAGCTTCATCCGAACGGTTGGAAGAAGTATTGCTTGCAACCGATGATTTGGAACAACATGATACGGAAAGCTCCAGCTTCACTCAATATAAGGGAGAGTTAAGATTCGAAAACGTTTCGTTTAAGTATCCAGGAAAACCTGAACCGATATTGGATAATGTCTCCTTCCGTGTTGCACCTGGTGAGAAGCTTGCCATTATGGGGGCAACCGGTTCAGGTAAATCCACACTTCTGAATCTCATACCGCGTATTTTCGAAACGACCGATGGGAAGATTTTTGTCGGCGGGGTAGAAGTGAATGATTGGCCATTGAAGGATTTGCGAGATACGATCGGGTTAGTTCCGCAGCAATCCATTCTATTCACAGGTTCAATCCTTGAAAACCTTTCTTGGGGGGATTCGGAGGCAGCTCCTGATGAACTTGAGGAGGCTGCGAAAAAGGCGCAGATACACGAATCAATTGATCTATTCCCTAAGAAGTATGGAACGCGTGTTGGACAAAAAGGGGTCAATCTATCAGGTGGGCAAAAGCAGCGACTGTCCATTGCGCGGGCACTTGTCCGGAAACCTTCAATTCTGATTCTTGACGATAGCACGAGTGCGCTCGATGTTAAAACGGAAAACGCCTTATGGGAGGCATTGGCAGAGGAAGCCGCGACAATGCTCGTCGTCACGCAAAAAGTGCAGACAGCAAGAGGTGCGGATCAGATTCTCTTACTCGATGAGGGGAAAGTTGTTGGATACGGCACCCATGCTGACTTGATGGCGCAATCCGAATTGTATCGGAAAATTGCCGAGTCCCAGTCAGAAGAGGAGGTGGTCATCAATGGTACGGATCAGTAA